The Bacteroidales bacterium WCE2004 nucleotide sequence GGTAGGCCGGATCTCCCGCCCGACTTCCACGGAAGATGACGCGCAGCAGCGGCAGAGCGAGGTCATGATGCGGTTCCTGCAACTGGTGAAAAGCCACTGCAGCGAGCACCGCGAGGTGCGTTATTATGCCGACCAGATGCATCTGACCCCCAAATACATGTCCGCGCTGATCAAGAATGCCAGTGGGAAATCCGCCATCCGGTGGATTGAAGACTATGTCATCCTGGAGGCCAAAGCACAGCTGGCGTCAACCGTGAACACGGTCCAGCAGATCGCATTCGACCTGAATTTCCCGTCCCATTCCCTTTTCGGCCGGTATTTCAAGCAGCATGTCGGGATGTCTCCTTCCGCCTACCGGGCCTCGGTGAGGGAGCATCTGCTGGCCAGGCCGCCTCAGGAATCCTCCGGAGAATAACAGAAACCCGGCTTGCCGCGAACCGGCAATTTTCGTATTTTTGTATCGTTATGGCAACGAAAGCGAAGACCCTTTTCTACTGCACCTCGTGCGGTAACGAAAGCCCCAAGTGGATGGGCCGCTGCCCGGCATGCGGGGAGTGGAACACGATGGTGGAGGCTCCCGTGGAGCCGAAGAAGGGCCCGGCGGCGCTCGCCGGCCGCGGCGGAGCGCGCTCCGACCGGCGGCCCCAGCCGCTGCGCGAGATCGACTATTCGCAGGATGCGCGCATCTCCCTCGGCCTGGGGGAGGTGGACCGGATCCTGGGCGGCGGCATGGTGCCGGGATCGCTGGTGCTGATCGGCGGCGAGCCGGGCATCGGCAAGTCCACGCTCAGCCTGCAGATTCCGCTGAGCTGTCCGAGCCTGCGGACGCTCTACGTCACGGGCGAGGAGAGCGCGAAGCAGGTCGGCATGCGCGCCAAGCGCCTGGGCGGCGACGATTCCAACTGCCAGATATTTTGCGAGACGCTGATCGGGACCGTGATCGAGGAGGCCCGGGCGCTGATGCCCGACCTGATGATCGTGGATTCCGTCCAGACGATGTATACCGACACGGTGGAGTCGGCGCCCGGCTCGGTCTCCCAGATCAAGGAGGTGGCCGCCGCGCTGCTGCGCTTCGCCAAGGAGAGCGGCGTGCCCGTGATCCTGATCGGACATATCACCAAGGACGGCTTCATCGCCGGCCCCAAGATCCTCGAGCACATCGTGGACGTGGTCCTGCAGTTCGAGGGCGAGAACCGCGGCTCCTACCGCATCCTGCGGAGCATCAAGAACCGCTTCGGCTCCACCGCCGAGCTGGCCGTCTTCGAGATGACGGGGACGGGCCTGCGCGAGGTGGCCAATCCTTCGGAAATGTTGATCCCGATGCACGAGCAGGGGCTCAGCGGCACGGCCATCGCGGCGATGCTGGACGGCACGCGTCCCCTCCTCTTCGAGGTGCAGGCGCTGGTCAGCAGCGCGGTCTACGGCACGGCGCAGCGCAGCGCCACGGGCTTCGACGCCCGCCGCCTCAACATGCTGCTGGCGGTGCTGGAGAAGCGCGCGGGCTTCCACCTGAGCGCCAAGGACGTCTTCCTCAACATGGCCGGCGGCCTCAAGGTGAGCGACCCGGCGTGCGACCTGGCGGTCATCTGCGCGGTGCTGTCGTCCAATTTCGATTTCGCCATCCCGTCCGACGTCTGTTTCGCGGGCGAGGTGGGCCTGAGCGGCGAGATCCGCCCCGTAGGGCAGATCGACCGCCGCGTGCAGGAGGCGGCCCGGCTGGGCTTCAAGCGCTTCTTCGTGTCTTCGTTCTCCAAGGTGGAGGTGAAACCGGAGGGGCTGCGCGTCATCAAGGTGGCCGACGTGCCGGCCCTGGTCAAAGCTTTGTTCAAGTAGGATGGAACTCTTTTTCTCCGACGATATCTGCGATTCCCGGGTCCGGCTGGACCAGGAGGAGTCGACGCATTGCGTCCGGGTGCTGCGACACCGCGCGGGCGACGAGATCTCGGTGATCGACGGGCGCGGCACGCTCTATCGCTGCGCGCTGGAGATCGCCGACGCCAGGGGCGCCGAGGCGCGTGTGCTGTCGGCGGAACCCGGATTCGGGGCGCATCCCTATCATCTGACGATGGCGGTCTGTCCGACCAAGAACATCGACCGCTACGAGTGGTTCGTGGAGAAGGCCACGGAGATCGGCGTGGACGTGATCGCGCCGGTGATCGGCGAGCGGTCGGAGCGCAAGGTCCTCAAGACCGAGCGCCTGCGCCGGCTCGTGCTCTCGGCGACGAAGCAGTCGCTCAAGGCCGCGATGCCGGAGGTGGCCGAGCCGGTCACGGTCCGCGATTTCATCGCCGCCGCGCCCGCCAACGCCCTCAAACTCATCTGCTACTGTTTCGACGACGTCGAACGCATCCCCATTACTGTCGTCCTGCAGCCAGAGGCAGCTGCTCCCGTTGGTAGGCTTGACTTTGAGCGAAGCGAAGGCCGCATCAGCGGCCCCGACGGAGTGTCAGCAAGACTTCTGAAAGAAGTCGCAGCAACGGAGTCGGCCGACGAAGTCGGAAATGCCCCCTTCATAGGGGGCTCCGCGAAGCGGTGGGGGTTTGAGAATCGGTCCGATCAGAATCGCATCGCGATTCTGATCGGGCCGGAGGGGGATTTCAGCCCCGAGGAGGCGGCGCTGGCGCGGGAGCGGGGATGGATCCCCGTGCAGCTCGGGCCGAGCCGTCTGCGCACGGAGACAGCCGCCGTCACGGCCGTGACAGCGGTCTATCTGGCAAACATCTCTGATTAATTCCTGGGAAGCTCGAACACTTCCATCTCCTTGACCTCGCCCGCCTCGATCTTGAAGCGCAGGGCCGTCCGTACGATGTGCCAGCCCTGGATGCCCGCAGCTCCGGGATTGATATACAGGAAGTTGTGCCGCCGGTCGCGCATCACCTTGAGGATGTGCGAATGCCCGCAGATGAACACGTCCGGCTTGTACTGGTCGATCAGCGCGGCGGCGCGCAGGTCGTAGTGGCCGGGGCTGCCGCCGATGTGGGTCATCAGGATCTTGAGCCCCTGCACCTCCAGATATTGGTGCTGGGGATATTCGCGACGGATGTCCTGTCCGTCGCAGTTGCCGCTCACGCCCACCAGCGGCTTGAACGCGGCGATGCTGTCGGCGAACGAGATGCCGCCGCCGAAGTCGCCGGCGTGCCAGATCACGTCCACCGGCTCCAGGAACTTCTTGAAACCCTCGGAGAAGACACCGTGGGTGTCGCTGATAAGGCCGATATACATCTTATTTGCCGGCCAGATGCCGCTCCCAGGCCCAGGCGGACTTCAGCGTGTCGTCCACGCTGCGCTCCGCCTTCCAACCGAGCTCCCGCTCGGCCAGCGTCGGGTCGGCCCAGACGGCCACCACGTCGCCGGGGCGGCGCGGGGCGAATTTCCAGTTGAGCTTGACGCCGTTGACGCGCTCGAAAGAATTGATCAGTTCGAGCACGGACACCGGGCGGCCGGTGCCGACGTTGAAGATCTCGTATTCCTCCTTCATCCGGTCCTCGACCATGCGCGCGACCGCGCACACGTGCGCCTTGGCCAGGTCCACGATGTCGATGAAGTCGCGCAGGCAGGTCCCGTCCGGGGTCGGATAATCGTTGCCGAACACGGAGAGGCACGCACGCTTGCCGATGGCGGTCTGCGTGATGAACGGCACCAGGTTGTTGGGCACGCCGCACGGCAGCTCGCCGATCAGCGCGGACGGATGGGCGCCGATGGGGTTGAAATAGCGCAGCGCGATGCCGCGGAGGCCCGGATAGGCCTTCACGCTGTCGCGCAGGATGTCTTCGCACATCGTCTTGGTGTTGCCATAGGGCGAAGTGGCGGGCTGGCGCGGACTCTGCTCCGTGACCGGGAGCACGTCCGTCTGCCCGTAGACCGTCGCGGACGAGGAGAAGAGGACGTTGCAGCCCTTCTCCTTCGCCACCTCGAGGATGTTGATGAAGGAAAGCAGGTTGTTGTGGTAGTACTTGAGCGGCTCATCCACGGACTCGCCCACGGCCTTGAACGCGGCGAAATGGATGACCGCGTCGATGGGGTACTTCGCGAACAGCGCGTCCACCGCAGCCTTGTCGCAGAAGTCCATCCGGACCAGCGGCAGCTCCTTGCCAAGGATGGCGCAGACGCCCTTGTAGTTGGTCTCGTCGCAGTTGGAGAAGTTGTCGGCGATGACTACGTCGTAGCCCGCCTGGGTCAGTTCCACGGTCACGTGGCTGCCGATGAATCCGGCGCCGCCGGAGACAAGTACGGTTTTGCTCATATCAGTTTCTTATATTTCCAGTTCTTGCCATCGTCCGTGACCTTCCCGCCCCTTACAGCCCCAGCGTCAGGCCGAAGGAAACGGTGCGCGCGTTGCTGAGCGAGTTCGGGAAAAGCGGCGTAAGGCCGTACATCACGAACACGCCGATGTTGTTCCAGGAGAATCCCGCCTCCAGCGTGGCGCGGAAATCGTTGAAGATGGCGTCGGCCTTGATCCGCTCTTTCGGGTGCTTGTATTTCGTGTAGCCGTTCACCAGCAGCTCGGCGCTGGCGCCGACATAGAGGGTCGACCGGCCCCACTCGAGGCCCACACGGACCGGAATGCCGAAATAGGTCGCGTGGATCTTGGATTTGTTGTAATTGTAGTCAGGCTGCGAGGACAGGATGCTGGCGGGCATGTAAGGTTCCGATCCCTTCCCGCTGAGCGTATACGTCGGATTCTTGAACGTGAAGTCCATGAAGGTCCAGCGGAGGCCGGCCGTCATTTCGACATGACCGGCATGGACATGCAGCGCGGCCATCTCGAGGGCATAGAAGAAATTCTTGGACGTACGCATGTCCTGGAAACCGGGGTAATCGGCCAAGGCCGTCCCCCACGCGCCATTGTAGGAGATGTCTGACAGGACGGAGGCGCCGAAATACATCGGGAAGGCTACGCTGACGCTCGTCTCCACGCGACTGTCGCCCTGGGAGATCTCAACCCTGTTGAAGTCGTCCCAGGCGTCGAAATCGGCCTCGAAATGACGGGTCTGAGCGGACATCGGGATGGCGGCGAAAGCCAGGCCGGCAATAATCAGCCAAAGATTTTTCATAATACAAAGTTAAATACTACGGAAATAAAGTCAAAGGATTCGATTAAAATTCCAGCGCCACGCCGCGGTAGAAGTCAAGCAGCTTGGTCTGGTACAGGCACTGGTAGCGGGCCTGGATGTGCTCGGACTCGGCGCGGAGCCAGTTGTTGCGGGCGTCATTGTAGTCCGTCACGCCGGCCTTGCCGACCTTGTACTTCTCCTCGGTCAGCTCGTAGTGCTGGCGGGCGCTGGCGGCCGCTTCCTGGCTGCCCTCATAACGGGCCTGCGCGGTGACGGCGTTGTAGTAAGCCTGCTGGATCTCCTTATAGAGCGCCTTCTTAACGTTCTCCAGCTGGATCAGCTGGCCCCTGAGGTTGATCTCGGCCGTGCGGACACCGTTGCGGGCCGACATCCGCTGGAAGATCGGGATGCTCAGCGACAGGCCCAGCGATTGGCTGAAATTCTTCTTCAGCTGCGTGCCGAAGTTCGGGAGCGGAATCGGCGAACTGGAGTTGGTGTAGTAGTTGGTGCCGATGCCGCCGTTGAGGGAGAGGCGGGGCAGGTAGGCACCCTTGGCGCGGTCGACGCCCACCGCCGCCGCGTCAGCATTGATCCGGGCGACCTCGACGACCGGCTTGATGGCGACGGCGTCTTCATAGATGGCCTCCGGCCGCATCAGCAGGGCGCGGGAAGGATCCCCGACTTCCGGGACCACGATGTCGAAGCCCTCCGGCGAAGGGAGCTCCAGCAGCTGCGTGAGCTCCAGCACGGCGACGCGCAGGTTGCCTTCGGCCTGGATCTGCGACTGGCGGCTCTGGGCCAGGGTGGCCTGCTGCGCGGAGACCTCCGCGTCGCTGACCAGCCCGGCCAGCCGCCGCTCGCGGACCTGCTCGAGCAGCTGGGCGTCGTGGGACGCCTGTTCCGCGGCCACGCGCGCCAGTTCCTGGTTGTAGAGGATCTGCACGTAAGCCTGCGCCACGGCCACGCGGATGTCGTCGCGG carries:
- a CDS encoding DNA repair protein RadA/Sms, encoding MATKAKTLFYCTSCGNESPKWMGRCPACGEWNTMVEAPVEPKKGPAALAGRGGARSDRRPQPLREIDYSQDARISLGLGEVDRILGGGMVPGSLVLIGGEPGIGKSTLSLQIPLSCPSLRTLYVTGEESAKQVGMRAKRLGGDDSNCQIFCETLIGTVIEEARALMPDLMIVDSVQTMYTDTVESAPGSVSQIKEVAAALLRFAKESGVPVILIGHITKDGFIAGPKILEHIVDVVLQFEGENRGSYRILRSIKNRFGSTAELAVFEMTGTGLREVANPSEMLIPMHEQGLSGTAIAAMLDGTRPLLFEVQALVSSAVYGTAQRSATGFDARRLNMLLAVLEKRAGFHLSAKDVFLNMAGGLKVSDPACDLAVICAVLSSNFDFAIPSDVCFAGEVGLSGEIRPVGQIDRRVQEAARLGFKRFFVSSFSKVEVKPEGLRVIKVADVPALVKALFK
- a CDS encoding RNA methyltransferase, with amino-acid sequence MELFFSDDICDSRVRLDQEESTHCVRVLRHRAGDEISVIDGRGTLYRCALEIADARGAEARVLSAEPGFGAHPYHLTMAVCPTKNIDRYEWFVEKATEIGVDVIAPVIGERSERKVLKTERLRRLVLSATKQSLKAAMPEVAEPVTVRDFIAAAPANALKLICYCFDDVERIPITVVLQPEAAAPVGRLDFERSEGRISGPDGVSARLLKEVAATESADEVGNAPFIGGSAKRWGFENRSDQNRIAILIGPEGDFSPEEAALARERGWIPVQLGPSRLRTETAAVTAVTAVYLANISD
- a CDS encoding UDP-glucose 4-epimerase; this translates as MSKTVLVSGGAGFIGSHVTVELTQAGYDVVIADNFSNCDETNYKGVCAILGKELPLVRMDFCDKAAVDALFAKYPIDAVIHFAAFKAVGESVDEPLKYYHNNLLSFINILEVAKEKGCNVLFSSSATVYGQTDVLPVTEQSPRQPATSPYGNTKTMCEDILRDSVKAYPGLRGIALRYFNPIGAHPSALIGELPCGVPNNLVPFITQTAIGKRACLSVFGNDYPTPDGTCLRDFIDIVDLAKAHVCAVARMVEDRMKEEYEIFNVGTGRPVSVLELINSFERVNGVKLNWKFAPRRPGDVVAVWADPTLAERELGWKAERSVDDTLKSAWAWERHLAGK
- a CDS encoding outer membrane protein, with the translated sequence MKHFLIVTACLCAGVAAQAQQGPWSLSQCIDYALEHNLSVQQSALAVEQREVDLSTAKGRRLPGLSASASESMSFGRGLTEDNTYSDNTNTSSTSFTLGGELPIFQGFDISNGIKISKLNLAAATADLEKARDDIRVAVAQAYVQILYNQELARVAAEQASHDAQLLEQVRERRLAGLVSDAEVSAQQATLAQSRQSQIQAEGNLRVAVLELTQLLELPSPEGFDIVVPEVGDPSRALLMRPEAIYEDAVAIKPVVEVARINADAAAVGVDRAKGAYLPRLSLNGGIGTNYYTNSSSPIPLPNFGTQLKKNFSQSLGLSLSIPIFQRMSARNGVRTAEINLRGQLIQLENVKKALYKEIQQAYYNAVTAQARYEGSQEAAASARQHYELTEEKYKVGKAGVTDYNDARNNWLRAESEHIQARYQCLYQTKLLDFYRGVALEF